The following are encoded together in the Pseudomonadota bacterium genome:
- a CDS encoding PH domain-containing protein: MIRRATSEFVITNKRVIVKVGLIRRKTLEMNLQKIESVNVEQGIMARILGYGTVTIVGTGGTRESFTDIRKPLMFRRKFQEFSMGSES; encoded by the coding sequence TTGATCAGGCGCGCCACCAGCGAATTCGTTATTACAAACAAACGTGTTATCGTCAAAGTAGGTCTCATAAGAAGAAAAACCCTTGAGATGAACCTGCAAAAGATTGAATCGGTTAATGTTGAGCAGGGCATAATGGCAAGGATTCTGGGATATGGAACTGTTACAATCGTTGGAACAGGAGGCACAAGAGAATCATTTACAGACATTAGAAAACCCCTGATGTTTCGCAGAAAATTTCAGGAATTCTCAATGGGCTCAGAAAGTTGA